The Reinekea forsetii genome contains the following window.
CCTACTTGACGGCCATACTGATGCTCAAGACCAATATTTATGTTTGTACCAATAAGTGATGTCCATTGTGCATCCAAGCCAGTCGTAACGCCGCTATCGATAGTACGAATTGACGATGAAAGGGACGCCGCATCGACCTCGTTAGTGACTTCATCGAAGGCGGTGCGAACAGAAATATCTGGCCACTTTTGCTTTCCGTGGCGTAATCTTAACTGTTCAAATTCGATATTAGCATTATATTTTTCTTGGGTTAGATGATATATAAGAGTGTCAATTAGGTATGAATTGAGACTCGGGTTTTCAGATGGGCTAGCCAGTAGCCAACCGCTGTAAATACTCGTAGCTAAAACTAGGATTATGAGCTTTTGTAATTTATTCATAAATGCTTCCATTATTCCCTACGACGGTTCACTTAAGGCGTTTTTAAAATACTTCGTAAATGGATCAAATATATAATTTATTAGTCGACGTTGACCTGCCTTTATCTCCACACTTAGTTGTAGCCCAGGTCGAAGAAAGGTTTCAGGTGTTTTTACATCCAACTCTGTTATCGAACCCGTCATACGATAAATTCGAACACCATTGACCACTTCGGATGACTCCGATACGAAACCAACAACACCATGTATTCGACCGTGGTCTTCAGGATTGTTGCCCAGCGAACTGGCCCGAAACTCCATCCCTGGTTCCACCCAAATGGCATAGTTGGACGGTATTTGGATCTCAATCTGCAAGTCGTTTTCATCGAACTTAGGGCGAAGAATTGTAAGTATTGAACCAGCCTCAATCACTTCATGTTTACCGCGCGCCAAAACCTGATCGACTATGGCTGGAAAGGGTGCACGAATAGTCATGTCTGTTCGTTTTCGTTCCTGACTTGCCAACAGGCTGCGCGTCTGTTGGTATTGGTCCAGTTCGTTTTGAAGTCTTACTAAACGATCCAACACAAAATTATTCTGAATGTTGACACTTTCTAGGTTTAGCTTTTTAATTTCATTTGCTGTGTTTTTCAAGTCAGCATCTCGTTCCTGCAGGCCAGATCTCAATGAGAAAAGTATTCCTTTCTGCGTGTCGACATTGTTTTGGCTCTCAATTCCCTGTTTCCTTAGTCGAGTGAGTCGCTCGAACTCAGTCTGCTCGAGTTCAAATAATTCCGTAGCAATGTCAAGTTGGTTGTTAATCGCGCTCTTTCGAGTCTCAAGGCCTTCAATGTTTTGGGCTATCAACGCAAGTTTGTTTGGCAGCGAATCAATTAGATATTCATGGTAGCCCGCCCCTTTAACTGCGTCGGGGACCTCTTGAATTGAG
Protein-coding sequences here:
- a CDS encoding HlyD family efflux transporter periplasmic adaptor subunit, whose amino-acid sequence is MEYSFKEIHSLNLLSDNPEYAKRFNTPVDLKIMAGAIITILVIAMACAIIFKVDKIVPAQGILETKAKLFQVRNSEAGFIESIYVTDGAIVAQGDALVTLDTEMLDLEINRLAQQLGNISRSVWTDYYQIQDWLSAETLASLSNSIQEVPDAVKGAGYHEYLIDSLPNKLALIAQNIEGLETRKSAINNQLDIATELFELEQTEFERLTRLRKQGIESQNNVDTQKGILFSLRSGLQERDADLKNTANEIKKLNLESVNIQNNFVLDRLVRLQNELDQYQQTRSLLASQERKRTDMTIRAPFPAIVDQVLARGKHEVIEAGSILTILRPKFDENDLQIEIQIPSNYAIWVEPGMEFRASSLGNNPEDHGRIHGVVGFVSESSEVVNGVRIYRMTGSITELDVKTPETFLRPGLQLSVEIKAGQRRLINYIFDPFTKYFKNALSEPS